One Tetrapisispora phaffii CBS 4417 chromosome 2, complete genome genomic region harbors:
- the GEA1 gene encoding Arf family guanine nucleotide exchange factor GEA1 (similar to Saccharomyces cerevisiae GEA2 (YEL022W) and GEA1 (YJR031C); ancestral locus Anc_1.455), with amino-acid sequence MVYHIPDFLDSRTLVIRECIRLSNSMRKHIIKNDYNQLGMSVVIGTGNEFFTNAVDSNISINNGSAGNHPFNYLSKYNNMNNGDQLISKLLALKKKLLSNEDAMSTLSPVEILEPFLFIIVNSSVPGDITVQALETVGNFFSLKIAFDGIGIEYVRAYTETIRALTHCRFERSSSITDNSVLLKVVDMLQTLLVSPNSNILPDGVIYEVLQIILSMVCNTRRTEILRKAAETSLINVTTRVFSRLADIEASESNHVYINSAVYAKNKLKKDTIGTSKSESSDDVLNTKNTVNKDSSVKEAAKPAELIIGSGTSIIEDQYGLPVIIDYLNLLLSLILPEKNENASTEATLLSLKLLKIVIDISGTYFLLHPRLFAFVSDPIFKSVLYIIQNSENLLILQAVLELFATIYLVFGNSLQRQIELTLNCLLQIIYDKEDDKDKKKTNAVVNVQFKELIMEQLSVLWTCSPSFFMSLFAEFDCDLDNVDISLNLINALINMTVSDNTSINASVTIPSISLDGVFEFVEDIYDNIQCIDKTVYWSDKKLLPLLEQREQKTVFIESAALFNKKPKEGISLLLEKGFISSDTDEDIAKFLFENNTRMNKKTIGLLLSDPDKKSLLNYFIGLYDFNELRVDEALRILLTKFRLPGESQQIERIIECFAQKYVNDHKPENKNDNDSDNDKEIVNPDLDSVFVLSYSIIMLNTDLHNPQVKEHMTFEDYSNNLKGCYNSKDFPHWYLDKIYCSIRDKEIIMPEEHHGNKKWFDDAWNNIISSTLVVTENTLKKNSIINNLSKYELAQLNEVMFSNVGIMLVEEFTKIILGTKDPYVFSKVILIIEKCLDIACFFNLSELYTNTLRHFATYTGLITKDDDEYTDDSVVEIYVESSNTHIPVSRTSIQLGEDFKKQQYLSSFFRIIRKNNTTSMLSSKIWETTLALMINLYEKKLIDPDVFHDFQKQLCIGNLPKPKPAVVINKERINRGILSAFASYLKGDEEPSDDEIETALNALECIKKINVTMSVFGIGAQFTPEFIELILKSIKTEITEANKSYFETEALFLIEITIALYLHCKDISKLGDKILDSVKSLSESEHITKKGLRRLVSYKLLLLSILMNKGDVLKETIDKNLLQQNEIFNDTFFSTDQGEGIIKSILLLAKPGSYRDLLYNDESFWQLLRNVVSNENHLSGVFDFINSSISNDSKIFTEMNFKWILGLLDEISSAGAIGNKWEINKESSAENPQKHVIETSIKSLFLTQFLFESSISSNKFNEEQKLSLIQALSHQCLNPCSEISNYAIQCIGSSLTKEEVIKSLSMHSIQTIIREGLMPLLELDESDNIKENYISDIIKMISKVYLINLRNQKVTTTTFDQILSLLKKYESDEHIKKEIDYLVNENTSYLSEMAK; translated from the coding sequence ATGGTATATCACATTCCAGATTTTCTGGATTCAAGAACACTTGTCATTCGTGAATGTATCCGATTATCTAATTCGATGAGGAAGCATATCataaaaaatgattatAATCAATTGGGAATGAGTGTTGTAATTGGAACTGGGAATGAGTTTTTTACGAATGCAGTTGATTCTAATATCAGTATAAATAATGGTTCAGCTGGGAACCATCCTTTTAATTACCTATCTAAgtataataatatgaaCAACGGTGATCAACTAATAAGCAAACTATTGGCcttgaaaaagaaactttTGTCCAATGAAGATGCAATGTCCACATTGTCACCTGTTGAGATATTAGAgccatttttatttatcatCGTTAATAGTTCTGTTCCTGGGGATATTACAGTTCAAGCATTGGAGACTGTAGGTAACTTTTTCAGTTTGAAGATTGCCTTTGATGGGATAGGCATAGAATATGTCCGCGCTTACACAGAGACTATAAGAGCATTAACACATTGTAGATTTGAGAGATCCAGTAGTATCACAGATAATTCAGTACTGTTAAAAGTGGTAGACATGCTTCAGACTCTCCTTGTCTCGCCAAATAGCAATATTCTACCAGATGGAGTTATTTACGAAGTATTACAAATAATCTTATCCATGGTTTGCAATACTAGAAGAACTGAAATACTCCGCAAGGCCGCAGAAacttctttaataaatgtaaCAACAAGAGTGTTCTCAAGGCTTGCCGACATTGAAGCATCAGAATCAAATCATGTCTACATCAATTCAGCTGTGTACGCCAAAAATAAGCTAAAGAAAGATACTATTGGTACAAGTAAGTCAGAATCATCTGATGATGTTTTGAATACAAAAAATACAGTGAATAAAGATTCATCTGTGAAAGAGGCAGCAAAACCAGCAGAACTTATAATCGGATCAGGTACTTCAATAATTGAGGATCAATATGGTTTACCAGTCATTATTGATTACTTAAATCTTCTATTGTCTCTGATCCTTccagaaaaaaatgaaaatgcaTCTACAGAGGCAACACTTTTATCtcttaaattattaaagattGTAATCGATATCTCAGGTACTTATTTTCTGCTACATCCTCGTCTATTTGCATTTGTATCAGATCCAATTTTTAAGTCTGTTTTATACATTATTCAAAACTCAGAaaatttgttgattttACAAGCTGTTCTTGAATTATTTGCAACTATATACCTAGTTTTTGGAAATTCACTTCAGAGGCAAATTGAATTAACTTTAAACTGCCTATTacaaattatttatgataaagaagatgataaggataaaaaaaaaacgaATGCTGTTGTCAACGTACAATTTAAGGAATTGATAATGGAACAATTATCTGTTCTATGGACTTGTTCGCCATCTTTTTTCATGTCCCTATTCGCTGAATTTGATTGTGATCTCGATAATGTTGATATTTcgttaaatttaataaatgcCTTGATCAATATGACAGTTTCAGATAATACGAGTATTAATGCCTCTGTCACTATTCCATCTATCTCGTTGGATGGggtttttgaatttgtgGAAGACatatatgataatattcaatgtaTTGATAAAACTGTATATTGGAGTGATAAGAAACTACTGCCGTTGCTTGAACAGAGAGAACAGAAAACTGTGTTTATTGAATCTGCtgcattatttaataaaaaaccAAAAGAAGGTATTTCATTACTTCTCGAGAAAGGATTCATTTCATCAGACACAGATGAGGATATTGCAAAGTTcttatttgaaaacaataCAAGAATGAACAAAAAGACAATAGGCTTGTTACTATCCGATCCGGATAAAAAGTCTCTGTTAAACTACTTTATTGGACTATATGACTTCAATGAATTAAGAGTTGATGAAGCTCTTCGTATTTTATTAACCAAATTTAGGCTGCCTGGCGAATCTCAGCAAATTGAGAGAATAATCGAATGTTTTGCACAAAAATATGTCAATGATCATAAAccagaaaataaaaatgataatgatagtgataatgataaagaaattgtGAATCCAGACCTTGATTCCGTCTTTGTATTGAGTTATTCGATTATCATGTTAAACACCGATTTACACAATCCACAAGTTAAAGAACATATGACGTTTGAagattattcaaataatttaaaaggATGTTACAACTCAAAAGATTTCCCACATTGGTATcttgataaaatatattgttcCATTAGagataaagaaattattatgCCAGAAGAGCATCAtggtaataaaaaatggttTGATGACGCATggaataatattatttcgTCTACTTTAGTAGTTACTGAGAACactttgaaaaaaaatagtattattaataactTAAGCAAGTACGAACTGGCTCAATTAAATGAAGTTATGTTTTCAAACGTGGGTATAATGTTGGTTGAAGAATTTaccaaaataatattaggAACTAAAGACCCCTACgttttttcaaaagtaaTTTTgatcattgaaaaatgtttgGATATAGCttgtttctttaatttgAGTGAATTATACACAAATACTTTAAGACACTTTGCAACTTATACTGGTTTAATAActaaagatgatgatgaataCACGGATGATTCTGTTGTTGAAATATATGTTGAAAGCTCAAATACGCATATTCCTGTGTCTAGAACATCAATTCAACTAGGTGaagatttcaaaaaacaacaatatttatcatCCTTTTTTAGAATAATTagaaaaaacaatacaACATCCATGTTGAGTTCTAAAATTTGGGAAACAACATTAGctttaatgataaatctttatgaaaagaaattaatcGATCCTGATGTTTTCCATGATTTTCAGAAGCAACTCTGCATTGGCAATTTACCGAAACCAAAACCAGCCGttgttattaataaagaGAGGATTAACAGAGGTATATTATCCGCATTTGCATCCTATCTGAAAGGCGACGAAGAACCTTCAGATGATGAGATTGAAACAGCATTAAATGCTCTGGAGTGTATTAAGAAAATCAATGTCACCATGTCTGTATTTGGTATTGGTGCTCAGTTTACTCCTGAATTTATCGAATTAATTCTAAAATCCATTAAGACAGAAATCACAGAAGCtaataaatcatatttCGAAACAGAAGCATTGTTTTTGATTGAAATTACGATCGCTTTGTACTTGCATTGTAAAgatatttctaaattaggagataaaattttagattCAGTTAAAAGTTTATCGGAATCTGAGCATATCACCAAAAAGGGATTAAGAAGATTGGTTAGTTACAAATTGTTGCTATTATCCATACTAATGAATAAAGGAGACGTTCTTAAGGAAACCATTGACAAAAATCTACTTCAACAAAATGAGATTTTTAATGACACATTCTTTTCAACTGATCAAGGTGAAGGTATTATTAAATCTATTTTATTGCTAGCTAAACCTGGTAGTTATAGggatttattatataatgatgAGAGTTTTTGGCAGTTACTAAGAAACGTGGTTTCAAATGAGAATCACTTATCTGGtgtatttgattttattaattcttcaataagTAATGATTCTAAGATATTTACTGAAATGAATTTTAAATGGATATTAGGTTTATTAGATGAGATTTCCTCTGCTGGTGCTATTGGTAACAAATGGGAAATCAACAAAGAATCATCCGCAGAAAATCCACAAAAACATGTTATCGAAACTTCGATAAAATCACTCTTTTTGActcaatttttatttgagtcttcaatatcttcaaataaattcaatgaaGAGCAAAAACTATCGTTGATTCAGGCGCTGTCGCACCAATGTTTGAACCCTTGCTCAGAAATCAGCAACTATGCTATTCAATGTATTGGCAGTAGTCTAACAAAGGAAGAAGTTATCAAGTCATTGAGCATGCATTCAATTCAGACCATCATTCGAGAAGGCTTGATGCCTTTGTTAGAATTGGATGAATCAGACAacattaaagaaaattatatatcagACATCATCAAGATGATCAGTAAGGTCTATCTAATTAATTTGAGAAACCAAAAGGTCACCACAACCACATTTGATCAAATTCTatcattattgaaaaaatatgaatctGATGAGCACATTAAAAAGGAAATTGATTACTtagttaatgaaaatacCAGTTACTTATCTGAAATGGCTAAATAA